One Betaproteobacteria bacterium genomic window carries:
- a CDS encoding Rieske (2Fe-2S) protein, which produces TVHAYLNRCAHVPVELDWMEGNFFDYSGLYLTCSTHGAAYLPDTGHCIAGPCKGRRLVPVMIEENNGQIWLKE; this is translated from the coding sequence ACAGTGCACGCCTACCTCAACCGGTGCGCGCACGTGCCGGTGGAACTGGATTGGATGGAAGGGAATTTTTTTGATTATTCGGGTCTATATCTCACGTGTTCCACGCACGGGGCGGCCTATTTACCTGATACCGGACATTGCATAGCGGGCCCCTGCAAGGGCCGCCGCCTCGTCCCGGTCATGATCGAGGAAAACAACGGCCAAATTTGGCTGAAGGAATAA
- a CDS encoding S49 family peptidase, whose amino-acid sequence MIESNSSPEPANWERQALERLARGALDEQRRARRWGIFFKLVGFGYLIVVLVIASGWMGGRDSKRPGRHTALVEVHGVIQAQGEASADRVNQALKDAFEDEKTVGVVMRINSPGGSPVQAGQINSEIKRLRGLHPNVPLYAVVDDICASGGYYVAAAADKIFVDQASIVGSIGVLMDGFGFTGTMEKLGVERRLITAGENKGFLDPFSAINPSHKAYAEQLLKEIHSQFVQVVRQGRGQRLKESPELFSGLVWSGRQSIAMGLADSMGSLDSVARDVIKAEHVVDFTTRENFAERVARRFGAAVSQALLQSLGSGPAVR is encoded by the coding sequence ATGATCGAATCGAATTCAAGCCCCGAGCCCGCCAACTGGGAACGCCAAGCGCTGGAAAGACTGGCCCGGGGGGCTTTGGATGAACAACGGCGCGCGCGCCGTTGGGGCATTTTTTTCAAGCTTGTAGGCTTTGGCTACCTTATCGTGGTTCTAGTCATCGCCTCGGGCTGGATGGGCGGGCGCGACTCCAAGCGGCCTGGGCGCCATACGGCGCTGGTGGAAGTGCACGGCGTTATCCAAGCGCAGGGCGAGGCCAGCGCGGATCGCGTCAATCAAGCCCTCAAGGACGCTTTCGAGGACGAGAAAACCGTGGGTGTGGTGATGCGCATCAACAGCCCCGGCGGAAGCCCGGTGCAAGCGGGGCAGATCAACTCGGAGATCAAACGCTTGCGCGGCTTGCATCCAAACGTACCGCTTTACGCCGTGGTCGACGATATATGCGCCTCGGGTGGCTACTACGTGGCAGCGGCGGCGGACAAGATTTTCGTCGACCAAGCCAGCATCGTGGGTTCCATCGGCGTTCTGATGGATGGATTTGGATTTACCGGAACCATGGAGAAACTTGGCGTCGAGCGCCGCCTCATCACTGCCGGTGAGAACAAAGGCTTCCTCGATCCCTTCTCCGCGATCAATCCCTCGCACAAAGCCTACGCCGAACAGTTGTTGAAGGAGATCCACTCGCAGTTTGTCCAAGTGGTACGGCAGGGCCGGGGCCAGCGCTTGAAGGAATCGCCGGAACTTTTCAGCGGGCTGGTGTGGAGCGGTAGGCAAAGCATCGCCATGGGGTTAGCCGATTCCATGGGAAGCCTGGATTCCGTGGCGCGCGATGTGATCAAGGCCGAACACGTGGTCGACTTCACGACTCGCGAGAACTTCGCCGAGCGCGTGGCCCGGCGTTTTGGCGCGGCCGTGTCGCAGGCGCTGCTGCAATCGCTCGGGAGCGGTCCCGCGGTGCGCTAG
- the maf gene encoding septum formation protein Maf has protein sequence MPRPLILASTSPYRRELLSRLGIPFETRSPRTDETEAVHEPPRATALRLAEDKARAVAKSFPEAVVIGADQIAEVNGIRLNKPGEHAQAVRQLRQMSGQRVLFHSALAVVCLAGQGCAKDVVPVTVHMRILDDAQIERYLLTEKPYDCAGSAKVEGMGITLVHAIDSNDPTAVIGLPLIRLSEMLRGFGYELP, from the coding sequence ATGCCGCGCCCCCTGATCCTCGCCTCCACCTCGCCGTACCGGCGAGAATTACTGTCCCGCCTAGGCATTCCTTTCGAAACCCGATCCCCGCGCACCGACGAAACCGAGGCCGTCCACGAACCGCCAAGGGCCACTGCCCTGCGCCTCGCGGAGGACAAGGCCCGCGCGGTGGCCAAGTCGTTCCCGGAAGCCGTGGTGATTGGTGCGGATCAAATTGCCGAGGTCAACGGGATCCGTCTTAACAAGCCCGGAGAGCACGCTCAGGCGGTTAGACAACTACGTCAGATGTCAGGGCAGCGGGTGCTCTTTCATTCGGCCCTGGCGGTGGTTTGCCTTGCGGGCCAGGGCTGCGCAAAGGACGTCGTGCCGGTTACCGTTCACATGCGCATCCTGGATGATGCCCAGATTGAGCGCTATCTTCTCACGGAAAAGCCCTACGATTGCGCGGGTAGCGCCAAGGTGGAAGGCATGGGAATCACCCTGGTCCACGCCATCGATTCCAACGATCCCACGGCCGTGATCGGTCTTCCCCTTATTCGCCTATCGGAGATGCTGCGTGGCTTTGGCTACGAATTGCCTTAG